CAGCAGGATTGCCGTCAAGGTGAGCTTAGCCCCCTCTTTCTCAACCTGCTTCGAGTATTTCTTCCTGAAATTCTCGAGCTCGGTTACATCGGCCTTGTCGAACTGGAAGACGTGGGGTATTGATTGCCACGATTCGGCCATTGTTTTTGCTGTGATCTTCCTGATCGAATCCATTTTCTCACGCCTCACGCCTCCGTATTTTGAGAAATCAGGCAGTTCGTAGTCGCCCGCTGCCGTTGCAGGCCTGCCTCCTTCAAGCATCTTTTTGGCATGGGCTTTCACATCTTCAACAGTGATCCTGTCGTAGGGACCCGATCCGGCAACATTGTATATATTGACCCCTATCTCCCTGGCGAGGCGCCTTACCGAAGGGGCTGCGGGCACTTCAACAGCCGGTTTGCCGGTCGGACTTTCCCCGGCCGGACGGGCCCCGGAATACTGGTCCGCATCGGGTTTTTCGTCCCTTGCCGGTTTTTCGTCTGCCGGCGCTGCAGCAGGTTCGCTTTTCCGGGCAGGCTTTTCCTCTTCAGGCTCTTTATCCCCTGCAGTTGCCTCGCTGTCTGCTTCCGATTTTTCCTCTCCGGACTTCTGAGCCTTTTCGGACTCCTCATCCTTTTTCTTTTCAGGCTCTTTCGCCTTTTCCTTTTCCGACTCTTCAGCTTTTTCCTTCCCGGACTCCTCCTCTTTGGGTTCTTCCCCTGCTTCGGTGTCGATGGTGAACATCACCTGTCCCACTTTCACCTCATCTCCTTCTGACACTTTAACTTCCTTAACGACACCTGATGCATCCGATGGCAGTTCAAAGGTGGCCTTGTCGCTCTCCATCTCGGCCAGGGTGTCGTCGGCTTCGACTTTGTCGCCCGCTGAAACAAGTATCTCCAGCACTATGGCAGTGGTGACATTATCGGCAATCTCGGGCAGTTTTATCTCTTTGATCAT
The Marinilabiliales bacterium DNA segment above includes these coding regions:
- a CDS encoding biotin/lipoyl-binding protein, which translates into the protein MIKEIKLPEIADNVTTAIVLEILVSAGDKVEADDTLAEMESDKATFELPSDASGVVKEVKVSEGDEVKVGQVMFTIDTEAGEEPKEEESGKEKAEESEKEKAKEPEKKKDEESEKAQKSGEEKSEADSEATAGDKEPEEEKPARKSEPAAAPADEKPARDEKPDADQYSGARPAGESPTGKPAVEVPAAPSVRRLAREIGVNIYNVAGSGPYDRITVEDVKAHAKKMLEGGRPATAAGDYELPDFSKYGGVRREKMDSIRKITAKTMAESWQSIPHVFQFDKADVTELENFRKKYSKQVEKEGAKLTLTAILLKITAEALKAFPRFNASLDMKNEEIVYKDYVNIGVAVDTERGLLVPVIRDADKKSITELSVELNEMAEKARKKKIMPDDLQGGNFAISNLGGIGGTNFTPIVYRPNVAILGVSRSQMEPVYIDGEFKPRLMLPLSLSYDHRIIDGADGARFLRWLCEAMENPLLTMFR